One Qipengyuania gaetbuli genomic region harbors:
- the lptC gene encoding LPS export ABC transporter periplasmic protein LptC codes for MVFRKRRIETQEAQQLRSRRQHFAAPGGSHDKLVHFLARALPMGVGVIAALMLITPLSPRGEISFLLDRNDVAVIQERLRVDNALYRGQDAQGRPFSLTADEAVQRSSAEGIVRMSDIVARLLMAEGPARISAEGGQYDIDEQRIDVTGTMRMEAADGYRMRATGVSVDLATKQVTGAGGVEGAVPAGTFRADRLEADLAERTVTLVGNARLRMEPGKLRMP; via the coding sequence ATGGTGTTCCGCAAGCGCAGGATCGAAACGCAGGAAGCGCAGCAGCTCCGCTCGCGCCGCCAGCACTTCGCCGCGCCAGGCGGAAGCCATGACAAGCTGGTCCACTTCCTTGCCCGCGCGCTGCCGATGGGCGTCGGCGTGATTGCCGCGCTGATGCTGATCACCCCGCTCAGCCCGCGCGGCGAGATCAGCTTCCTGCTCGACCGCAACGACGTGGCCGTCATTCAGGAACGCCTGCGCGTCGACAATGCGCTTTACCGCGGACAGGACGCGCAAGGCCGCCCGTTCTCGCTGACCGCCGACGAAGCCGTCCAGCGGTCGAGCGCGGAAGGGATCGTGCGCATGAGCGATATCGTCGCCCGCCTGCTAATGGCCGAAGGCCCTGCACGGATCAGCGCCGAAGGCGGGCAATACGACATCGACGAGCAGCGTATCGACGTGACCGGCACCATGCGCATGGAAGCCGCCGACGGCTACCGCATGCGCGCCACCGGCGTATCGGTCGACCTTGCCACCAAGCAGGTTACCGGCGCAGGCGGCGTCGAAGGGGCGGTGCCTGCCGGCACGTTCCGCGCCGACCGTTTGGAAGCCGACCTTGCCGAGCGAACAGTAACCCTCGTGGGCAATGCGCGCCTGCGCATGGAACCCGGAAAGCTGAGAATGCCATGA
- a CDS encoding LptA/OstA family protein, producing MIKHHLPAMTKSLVAGFALTCAALGGIQLNAQAIASHNSNAPVSFDAGRIELQDRQDRVVLSGNVRITQAGLTLNAARTVIDYSDQGTLEIQRILATGGVTVARGNERASGDTAVYDFNRRIITMAGNVRLNRGSDTLNGGRLVIDLASGVSSVDGRASGSSSVTGQTGQSGGRVTGTFSVPQD from the coding sequence ATGATCAAGCACCACCTGCCCGCCATGACCAAATCGCTGGTCGCCGGTTTCGCGCTGACCTGCGCGGCCCTCGGAGGCATCCAGCTGAACGCCCAGGCGATCGCCAGCCACAATTCGAACGCGCCGGTCTCCTTCGACGCAGGCCGGATTGAACTGCAGGACCGGCAAGACCGCGTCGTGCTGTCGGGCAATGTGCGGATCACGCAGGCAGGCCTCACGCTCAATGCGGCGCGCACGGTGATCGACTATTCGGACCAGGGCACGCTCGAAATCCAGCGCATCCTTGCGACCGGCGGCGTGACCGTGGCGCGCGGGAACGAGCGGGCGAGTGGCGACACGGCGGTCTACGACTTCAACCGCCGCATCATCACCATGGCCGGCAACGTGCGACTCAACCGCGGCAGCGATACGCTCAATGGCGGACGCCTCGTGATCGACCTCGCCAGCGGCGTGTCGAGCGTCGACGGGCGCGCCAGCGGCTCGTCCTCGGTCACCGGCCAGACGGGCCAGTCCGGCGGACGCGTGACCGGCACCTTCTCCGTCCCGCAGGACTGA
- a CDS encoding nucleotidyltransferase family protein: MQPRLLALAGCRAGELGALSPAEWHTLDALAEAHRLGPHLHGRLSRGEMPAEVPQDIAEGWRVAHRANAIAVLAQRRALAQAASLLGGLGIEAVALKGSALAWSVWPSPAERVMRDIDLLVPQDRAVAAYEALRDAGWHGPAATPELLDRLAREETHLPLLVSPDGVPCELHAHAWASAPLAGLTMPRCDDGGLLERSVFDEMLGMRVPAAEDMLAHLVVHCACSHLFNVGPLALADIDHLTRKRAIDWPRFWVTAQRDGYDRAAALVLALTDRWFLPGLVEASGCPVAVPEEEIERAEALLVQQPAARKDINAIAGLALGGRADRMAQHPLDEAEGSAGGLARASQLARRGLSLAGSMLDGPTRRDGFATAAMARWLQGD, encoded by the coding sequence ATGCAGCCGCGCCTGCTCGCGCTGGCCGGCTGCCGCGCGGGCGAACTGGGCGCGCTGTCGCCGGCCGAATGGCACACGCTGGATGCGCTCGCCGAAGCGCACCGGCTGGGACCGCATCTCCACGGGCGGCTGTCGCGCGGCGAGATGCCGGCCGAGGTGCCGCAGGACATCGCCGAGGGCTGGCGCGTGGCGCACCGGGCGAACGCCATCGCCGTGCTCGCGCAGCGGCGGGCCCTGGCGCAGGCCGCATCCCTGCTTGGAGGCCTCGGCATCGAGGCTGTCGCGCTGAAAGGCTCGGCGCTTGCGTGGAGCGTGTGGCCGTCCCCTGCAGAGCGGGTCATGCGCGACATCGACCTGCTCGTCCCGCAGGACCGGGCGGTGGCAGCCTACGAGGCCCTGCGCGATGCGGGCTGGCACGGACCGGCAGCGACGCCGGAACTGCTCGACCGGCTGGCGCGCGAGGAAACGCACCTGCCGCTCCTCGTCTCGCCTGACGGAGTGCCGTGCGAACTGCACGCCCATGCCTGGGCGAGCGCACCACTCGCAGGGCTCACCATGCCGCGCTGCGACGATGGCGGGCTGCTTGAGCGGTCGGTGTTCGACGAGATGCTGGGAATGCGGGTGCCCGCTGCCGAAGACATGCTGGCGCATCTCGTCGTGCATTGCGCCTGTTCGCACCTGTTCAACGTGGGCCCCCTTGCGCTGGCGGACATCGATCACCTCACCCGCAAGCGCGCCATCGACTGGCCGCGGTTCTGGGTGACCGCGCAGCGGGACGGGTATGACCGCGCCGCTGCGCTCGTGCTGGCGCTCACCGACCGCTGGTTCCTGCCGGGACTCGTCGAGGCGAGCGGATGCCCGGTGGCGGTCCCTGAAGAGGAGATCGAGCGGGCCGAGGCCCTGCTGGTCCAGCAACCTGCCGCCCGCAAGGACATCAACGCCATCGCAGGTCTCGCGCTGGGCGGCAGGGCGGACCGGATGGCGCAGCACCCGCTCGACGAAGCCGAAGGAAGTGCGGGCGGCCTTGCCCGTGCCAGCCAGCTGGCCCGGCGCGGCCTGTCGTTAGCCGGCAGCATGCTCGACGGCCCGACGCGGCGCGACGGCTTCGCCACCGCGGCCATGGCGCGCTGGCTTCAGGGAGATTAG
- the holA gene encoding DNA polymerase III subunit delta encodes MKVRGNEFAAKARGMAQDCAIFFFCGQDEAGASAAASDLVTMLPEPGERVEISGADLKADPARLGDEARSTSLFGDKRHIWCRVAGDEAHDALQTLIQTGEVGAGEACPVIVVATSATDKSRTAKLLEKRKDAVVAMFYPPDLRSVTQAVRAMGDASGIRLDGAVAERIARAANLDVRLAQSEVTKLATYLDASPQSPKPATMEHLDAIGAASEEDGFASLVNAVLGGQANRVGPEIARMKQIGLNPVGTLLAFERRAAQLARISAALGNRRYQDLDKGQKARLGIFWKEERDIAEQLQRWRGPKLDRLTHGLTRLHRDLLTNSQASELLLAQGLTSIAQIATRR; translated from the coding sequence GTGAAGGTCAGGGGCAACGAATTCGCCGCCAAGGCACGCGGCATGGCGCAGGATTGCGCCATCTTCTTCTTTTGCGGCCAGGACGAGGCCGGGGCGAGCGCTGCTGCCAGCGATCTGGTGACCATGCTGCCCGAGCCGGGCGAGCGGGTCGAAATCTCCGGCGCCGACCTCAAGGCCGATCCCGCCCGGCTGGGCGACGAGGCGCGTTCCACCTCGCTGTTCGGCGACAAGCGCCACATCTGGTGCCGCGTGGCAGGCGACGAGGCGCATGACGCGCTCCAGACGCTGATCCAGACCGGCGAAGTCGGCGCGGGCGAGGCGTGTCCCGTGATCGTCGTGGCGACCTCCGCCACCGACAAGTCGCGCACGGCCAAGCTGCTCGAGAAGCGCAAGGACGCGGTCGTCGCCATGTTCTACCCGCCGGACCTGCGCTCGGTAACGCAGGCCGTTCGCGCCATGGGCGATGCGTCGGGCATCCGGCTCGACGGTGCGGTGGCCGAGCGCATTGCCCGCGCGGCCAATCTCGACGTCCGGCTGGCGCAGAGCGAAGTGACCAAGCTCGCGACCTATCTCGATGCCTCGCCGCAGTCGCCCAAGCCGGCGACGATGGAGCACCTCGACGCGATCGGCGCGGCGAGCGAGGAAGACGGCTTCGCCAGCCTCGTCAACGCCGTGCTCGGCGGGCAGGCGAACCGCGTCGGGCCCGAGATCGCCCGGATGAAGCAGATCGGCCTCAACCCGGTCGGCACGTTGCTGGCTTTCGAGCGGCGCGCGGCCCAGCTGGCGCGGATTTCGGCGGCGCTGGGCAACCGGCGCTACCAGGACCTCGACAAGGGCCAGAAGGCCCGCCTCGGCATCTTCTGGAAGGAAGAGCGCGACATTGCCGAACAGCTCCAGCGCTGGCGCGGTCCGAAGCTGGACCGGCTGACGCACGGCCTGACGCGCCTGCACCGCGACCTGCTGACGAACAGCCAAGCCTCGGAACTGCTGCTCGCCCAGGGCCTCACCAGCATCGCGCAGATCGCGACCCGCCGCTAA
- the lptE gene encoding LPS assembly lipoprotein LptE: protein MRILAATFACLALSACGLSPMYAGGGSGEVARGLAAVDVPPIAGRAGWLVRGELNDRFGAAGDSSPRYRLDVRLDDNLEALGILADDTVSRERRTLRARYQLVDASTGEILLDATEGADAGIDVVSSEYATIAAEQTALENLAREIADRIVTRVALTLRQQ, encoded by the coding sequence ATGCGCATTCTCGCCGCCACTTTCGCCTGCCTCGCGCTGTCCGCCTGCGGCCTGTCGCCCATGTACGCGGGCGGCGGCAGCGGCGAGGTCGCGCGCGGCCTTGCCGCCGTCGACGTGCCCCCCATCGCGGGCCGTGCAGGCTGGCTGGTCCGGGGCGAATTGAACGACCGGTTCGGCGCGGCAGGCGACAGTTCGCCGCGCTACCGGCTCGACGTCCGGCTCGACGACAATCTCGAAGCGCTGGGCATCCTTGCCGACGATACCGTCAGCCGCGAACGCCGCACCCTGCGCGCCCGCTACCAGCTGGTCGATGCCAGCACGGGCGAGATCCTGCTCGATGCGACCGAAGGCGCCGATGCGGGTATCGACGTGGTGTCCAGCGAGTATGCGACCATCGCTGCCGAACAGACCGCGCTCGAAAACCTCGCCCGCGAAATTGCCGACAGGATCGTCACCCGCGTGGCGCTGACGCTGCGCCAGCAGTGA
- the leuS gene encoding leucine--tRNA ligase codes for MSDTRFDPTSADPRWQSAWEDAQTFRADSNSDKPKSYVLEMFPYPSGRIHIGHVRNYTMGDVLARYKKATGHEVLHPMGWDAFGMPAENAAMEKGVHPGGWTRANIEHMKAQLKRLGFALDWSRELATCEPDYYGHEQALFIDLYEAGLVYRKESEVNWDPVDMTVLANEQVIDGKGWRSGADVEKRKLNQWFLKITDFAEELLEGLGSLENWPDKVRLMQENWIGKSKGLEFSFDLSNGEKLPVYTTRPDTIFGASFVAVAADHPVAQALDSDEARAFIAECKKGGTTAAELETAEKLGFDTGITAKHPFTGADLPVYIANFVLMDYGTGAIMAVPGHDQRDFEFATKYGLPIPRVVAGSAEDAGKPFEGEAEAGEGVLVNSDFLDGMNVEDAKREIIARIEAEGRGTGKTVWRLRDWGVSRQRYWGTPIPFIHCGTCGVVPAPKGSLPITLPEDVDFQTPGNPLLRHPTWKHVDCPKCGGKAERETDTLDTFVDSSWYFLRFASQPADRPFDAQEVAKWMPVEQYIGGIEHAILHLLYARFWTRALAHMGQIEVKEPFASLFTQGMVTHETYSRKDGGKTIYFAPDEISRDADRALLKEDGSEVEIGRVIKMSKSKKNVVDPDTIIDTYGADAVRWFMLSDSPPERDLPWSEAGIEGCSRFVHRLWRLFSAYDAGAEGEDKALDRKTHQTIAAVAQDIEALGFNKAVARIYELTGAVEKAKASASRSQAIRTLVQLVAPMMPHLAEEAWAALGDGGMVADAAWPAVDPALLVEDEVTIAVQHMGKLRDTLTAPKGASKEDLEAMALASEKVQRSIDGADVRKVIVVPDRLVNIVT; via the coding sequence ATGAGCGATACCCGTTTCGATCCGACGTCCGCAGACCCGCGCTGGCAATCAGCGTGGGAGGACGCGCAGACCTTCCGCGCCGACAGCAACTCCGACAAGCCGAAGAGCTATGTCCTGGAGATGTTCCCCTATCCTTCGGGGCGCATCCACATCGGCCACGTCCGCAACTACACGATGGGCGACGTGCTGGCCCGCTACAAGAAAGCGACCGGCCACGAAGTCCTGCACCCGATGGGCTGGGACGCCTTCGGCATGCCGGCGGAAAACGCCGCGATGGAAAAGGGCGTCCACCCGGGCGGCTGGACCCGCGCCAACATCGAACACATGAAGGCGCAATTGAAGCGCCTCGGCTTCGCGCTCGACTGGAGCCGCGAACTGGCGACCTGCGAGCCGGATTACTACGGCCACGAACAGGCGCTTTTCATCGACCTGTACGAGGCGGGCCTCGTCTATCGCAAGGAAAGCGAGGTCAACTGGGACCCGGTCGACATGACCGTGCTCGCCAACGAACAGGTGATCGACGGCAAGGGCTGGCGCTCGGGCGCGGACGTCGAGAAGCGCAAGCTGAACCAGTGGTTCCTCAAGATCACCGACTTCGCCGAGGAACTGCTCGAAGGCCTCGGCAGCCTCGAGAACTGGCCCGACAAGGTCCGGCTGATGCAGGAAAACTGGATCGGCAAGTCCAAGGGCCTGGAATTCAGCTTCGACCTGTCGAACGGCGAGAAGCTACCGGTCTATACCACGCGCCCCGACACGATCTTCGGTGCGAGCTTCGTTGCGGTTGCCGCCGACCATCCGGTCGCGCAAGCGCTCGACAGCGACGAGGCGCGCGCCTTCATCGCCGAATGCAAGAAGGGCGGGACCACTGCCGCCGAACTCGAAACCGCCGAAAAGCTGGGCTTCGACACTGGCATCACGGCCAAGCACCCGTTCACCGGCGCGGACCTGCCGGTCTACATCGCGAACTTCGTGCTTATGGACTACGGCACCGGCGCCATCATGGCGGTACCTGGCCATGACCAGCGCGATTTTGAATTCGCAACCAAATACGGCCTGCCGATTCCGCGCGTTGTCGCAGGCAGCGCCGAGGATGCCGGCAAGCCCTTCGAAGGCGAGGCCGAAGCGGGCGAGGGCGTGCTGGTGAACTCCGACTTCCTCGACGGCATGAATGTCGAGGATGCGAAGCGCGAAATCATCGCCCGCATCGAAGCCGAAGGGCGCGGCACGGGCAAGACCGTCTGGCGCCTGCGCGACTGGGGCGTTTCGCGCCAGCGCTATTGGGGGACGCCGATCCCCTTCATCCATTGCGGCACCTGCGGCGTGGTTCCTGCGCCCAAGGGCAGCCTGCCTATCACCCTGCCGGAAGATGTCGACTTCCAGACGCCCGGCAACCCGCTGCTGCGCCACCCGACCTGGAAGCATGTCGATTGCCCCAAGTGCGGCGGCAAGGCTGAGCGGGAGACCGATACGCTCGACACCTTCGTCGACAGTTCGTGGTATTTCCTGCGGTTCGCCAGCCAGCCGGCCGACCGGCCCTTCGACGCGCAAGAGGTCGCGAAGTGGATGCCGGTCGAACAGTACATCGGCGGGATCGAACATGCGATCTTGCATCTGTTGTACGCCCGTTTCTGGACCCGCGCGCTCGCCCACATGGGCCAGATCGAGGTGAAGGAGCCCTTCGCCTCGCTGTTCACCCAAGGCATGGTCACGCACGAGACATACAGCCGCAAGGACGGCGGCAAGACGATCTACTTCGCGCCCGACGAGATCAGCCGCGACGCCGACCGCGCTCTGCTCAAGGAAGACGGCAGCGAGGTCGAAATCGGCCGCGTCATCAAGATGTCGAAGTCGAAGAAGAACGTCGTCGACCCCGACACGATCATCGACACCTATGGCGCCGATGCGGTGCGCTGGTTCATGCTGTCCGACAGCCCGCCCGAACGCGACCTGCCGTGGTCGGAAGCGGGGATCGAGGGCTGCTCGCGCTTCGTCCACCGCCTGTGGCGCCTGTTCTCGGCCTATGACGCCGGGGCCGAGGGCGAGGACAAGGCGCTTGATCGCAAGACGCACCAGACCATCGCCGCCGTGGCGCAGGACATCGAGGCGCTGGGCTTCAACAAGGCTGTCGCGCGTATCTACGAACTGACCGGCGCGGTCGAGAAGGCAAAAGCCTCCGCCAGCCGTAGCCAGGCGATCCGCACGCTGGTCCAGCTTGTCGCCCCGATGATGCCGCACCTCGCCGAAGAGGCCTGGGCCGCGCTGGGCGATGGCGGAATGGTCGCCGATGCCGCTTGGCCGGCAGTCGATCCAGCCCTGCTGGTGGAGGACGAAGTTACCATCGCAGTCCAGCACATGGGCAAGCTGCGCGACACGCTGACCGCTCCGAAGGGAGCTTCGAAGGAAGACCTCGAGGCCATGGCGCTGGCGTCCGAAAAGGTGCAGCGGTCGATCGACGGGGCAGATGTTCGCAAGGTCATTGTCGTACCCGACAGATTGGTGAATATCGTCACCTGA
- a CDS encoding DUF3576 domain-containing protein, whose protein sequence is MTITRSFRRPAAIAGIAVASLALAACGGGERPRADLAAAQVSTIGVNSYLWRASLETVSFAPLLQADSAGGVIVTDWYANPSNPGERVKMTVTILDRDLRADALRVAASRQVNQAGNWVDAPVQAATVQRLEDIILTKARELRRQAIAN, encoded by the coding sequence ATGACCATCACGCGCAGCTTCCGTCGCCCCGCCGCCATCGCCGGCATTGCGGTCGCCTCCCTGGCGCTGGCCGCTTGCGGCGGCGGTGAACGCCCGCGCGCGGACCTTGCGGCAGCGCAGGTGTCGACCATCGGCGTGAACTCCTACCTCTGGCGCGCCTCGCTCGAGACCGTCAGCTTTGCTCCGCTGCTCCAGGCGGACAGCGCCGGCGGCGTGATCGTCACCGACTGGTACGCCAACCCGAGCAATCCGGGCGAACGCGTCAAGATGACCGTCACCATCCTCGACCGCGACCTGCGCGCCGATGCCCTGCGCGTCGCTGCCAGCCGCCAGGTCAACCAGGCCGGCAACTGGGTCGATGCACCGGTGCAGGCCGCCACGGTCCAGCGCCTGGAGGACATCATCCTCACCAAGGCCCGCGAACTGCGCCGTCAGGCGATCGCCAACTGA
- the phbB gene encoding acetoacetyl-CoA reductase, with product MGRVAIVTGGTRGIGRAICERLRDERGCTVVANYAGNDDAARRFTEETGIPTVKFDVGDYEAVQEACKKVEAEHGPIEIVVNNAGITRDGTLLKMSYEDWDAVMRTNLGGCFNMAKATFAGMKERGWGRIINIGSINGQAGQYGQVNYAAAKSGIHGFTKALAQEGARFGITVNAIAPGYIDTDMVAAVPEPVLEKIVAKIPVGRLGKASEIARGVSFLASEHAEFVTGSTMSINGGQHMY from the coding sequence ATGGGACGAGTTGCCATCGTAACCGGGGGCACGCGCGGCATCGGGCGCGCAATCTGCGAACGCCTGCGTGACGAACGCGGCTGTACGGTCGTCGCCAACTATGCCGGCAATGACGATGCCGCACGTCGCTTCACCGAAGAAACGGGCATCCCGACCGTCAAGTTCGACGTGGGCGATTACGAAGCCGTGCAGGAAGCCTGCAAGAAGGTCGAGGCCGAGCACGGCCCGATCGAGATCGTCGTCAACAATGCCGGCATCACCCGCGACGGCACGCTCCTGAAGATGAGCTACGAGGACTGGGACGCCGTGATGCGCACCAACCTGGGCGGCTGCTTCAACATGGCCAAGGCCACTTTCGCCGGCATGAAGGAGCGTGGCTGGGGCCGGATCATCAATATCGGTTCGATCAACGGCCAGGCAGGCCAGTACGGCCAGGTCAACTACGCCGCCGCCAAGAGCGGCATTCACGGCTTCACCAAGGCGCTGGCCCAGGAAGGCGCACGCTTCGGCATCACTGTGAATGCGATCGCCCCGGGCTACATCGACACCGACATGGTCGCCGCAGTGCCCGAACCGGTGCTGGAAAAGATCGTAGCCAAGATCCCCGTCGGCCGCCTCGGCAAGGCCAGCGAGATCGCCCGCGGGGTCAGCTTCCTGGCATCGGAACATGCCGAATTCGTCACCGGCTCGACCATGAGCATCAACGGCGGCCAGCACATGTACTGA
- a CDS encoding helix-turn-helix domain-containing protein: MTRTLDALTDKEKEALRLILRGHDAKSSARELDLSVHTINERLRGARRKLEVTSSKEAARLLLEDEGGMAEMLGHKHLGDASIEASADAGAVSGDDRPRQTRTILIGVALMSIILAALLALQAPTPDAPPIAPPAAVAEESPGKPVGPAMREKLESAEHAALVMLEVADKDEFDLTAKSSDRTDPNFAAWNALAERRQQFGKALSRDTHRIDIIESNGRDQWVVRFLTDFERLQGTYEKITLVRDGTGFVVKDYEIE; the protein is encoded by the coding sequence ATGACGCGCACCCTCGACGCCCTGACCGACAAGGAAAAGGAGGCCCTGCGCCTCATCCTGCGCGGCCACGACGCCAAGTCCAGCGCGCGCGAACTCGACCTTTCCGTCCACACGATCAACGAGCGCCTACGCGGTGCGCGGCGCAAGCTGGAAGTCACGAGCAGCAAGGAGGCTGCGCGGCTGCTGCTGGAAGACGAGGGCGGCATGGCCGAAATGCTGGGACACAAGCATTTGGGGGATGCGTCGATAGAGGCATCCGCTGATGCTGGGGCAGTTTCGGGCGATGACCGTCCGAGGCAAACTCGAACCATACTGATCGGAGTTGCCCTAATGTCCATCATCCTTGCCGCCTTGCTCGCCCTTCAGGCTCCGACGCCAGATGCCCCGCCCATTGCCCCTCCAGCCGCTGTAGCCGAAGAGAGCCCCGGGAAGCCCGTGGGCCCGGCGATGCGTGAGAAGCTGGAATCGGCCGAGCACGCTGCACTCGTCATGCTGGAGGTGGCAGACAAGGACGAATTCGACCTGACTGCCAAGTCTTCCGATCGGACCGACCCGAATTTCGCCGCATGGAACGCGCTTGCCGAACGGCGGCAGCAGTTCGGCAAGGCGCTAAGCCGCGATACGCACCGGATCGACATCATCGAAAGTAACGGCCGCGACCAATGGGTCGTCCGCTTCCTCACCGATTTCGAGCGCCTGCAAGGGACCTACGAAAAGATCACTCTCGTGCGCGACGGAACGGGTTTCGTCGTGAAGGACTACGAGATCGAGTAG
- a CDS encoding ribbon-helix-helix domain-containing protein, whose translation METPYHPPKKYSVRIEGHRTSVSLEPVFWDLLRRAAARRGLAVNTLVASIDAERIRSDTPPGLAGAIRVWLATHELQPASKGGDRIAPAAPEE comes from the coding sequence ATGGAGACGCCCTACCACCCGCCGAAGAAGTACTCCGTCCGCATAGAAGGGCACCGGACTTCCGTAAGCCTGGAGCCGGTGTTCTGGGACCTCCTGCGCCGGGCCGCGGCGCGCAGGGGCCTTGCGGTGAACACGCTGGTCGCCAGCATCGATGCCGAGCGGATCCGCAGCGACACGCCTCCGGGGCTTGCAGGTGCCATCCGCGTCTGGCTGGCCACGCACGAATTGCAGCCGGCAAGCAAAGGGGGCGACAGGATCGCTCCTGCCGCCCCCGAAGAATGA
- the murA gene encoding UDP-N-acetylglucosamine 1-carboxyvinyltransferase: MDKLLIRGGNRLSGTIPISGAKNAALTLIPCALLTDEPVTLRNLPRLADIDGFQHLMGQFGVAHTIAGHRPEDFGRVMTMEAPRITSTVAPYDLVRKMRASILVLGPMLARMGEATVSLPGGCAIGNRPIDLHLKALEAFGAHIELAQGYVRAIAPDGGLPGGEYDFPVVSVGATENAVMAAVLAKGTSKLINAAREPEIVDLCNLLVAMGAEMEGIGTSELTIHGVKRLHGATYRVMPDRIEAGSYACAAAITGGEVLLEGANFDDMASTIHALRNIGVEVEQVKGGVHVAANGPLKAHNLTTAPFPGLATDMQAQLMSLLCKAEGTSVLKETIFENRFMHVPELARMGANIETSGRTAVVRGPVELTGAEVMATDLRASMSLVIAGLAAEGETTVRRLYHLDRGYERLEEKLQLVGADIERVGDD, encoded by the coding sequence ATGGACAAACTTCTCATTCGCGGCGGCAACCGCCTCTCCGGCACGATCCCGATCTCGGGCGCGAAGAATGCCGCCCTGACGCTCATCCCCTGTGCCCTGCTCACGGACGAGCCGGTGACCTTGCGCAATCTGCCGCGGCTTGCCGATATCGACGGGTTCCAGCACCTGATGGGCCAGTTCGGCGTGGCGCACACGATCGCCGGCCACCGTCCTGAAGATTTCGGCCGCGTGATGACCATGGAAGCGCCGCGCATCACGTCGACGGTCGCGCCCTATGACCTCGTGCGCAAGATGCGCGCATCGATCCTCGTGCTCGGCCCGATGCTGGCCCGCATGGGCGAGGCGACCGTGTCGCTGCCCGGCGGCTGCGCCATCGGCAACCGCCCGATCGACCTCCACCTGAAGGCACTCGAAGCTTTCGGAGCCCATATCGAGCTGGCGCAGGGCTATGTCCGCGCCATCGCGCCCGACGGCGGTCTGCCCGGCGGCGAATACGATTTCCCCGTGGTCTCGGTCGGTGCGACCGAAAACGCGGTAATGGCCGCGGTCCTTGCCAAGGGCACGAGCAAGCTCATCAACGCCGCGCGCGAGCCGGAAATCGTCGATTTGTGCAATCTGCTCGTCGCGATGGGCGCAGAGATGGAAGGCATCGGCACGTCCGAACTCACCATTCACGGCGTGAAGCGGCTGCACGGTGCGACCTACCGCGTCATGCCCGACCGTATCGAGGCCGGCTCCTATGCCTGCGCGGCGGCCATCACCGGCGGCGAAGTGCTGCTGGAAGGCGCGAATTTCGACGACATGGCATCGACCATCCACGCGCTGCGCAACATCGGCGTCGAGGTCGAGCAGGTGAAGGGCGGTGTCCATGTCGCTGCCAACGGACCGCTCAAGGCGCACAATCTGACGACCGCACCGTTCCCCGGTCTTGCCACCGACATGCAGGCCCAGCTGATGAGCCTGCTGTGCAAGGCGGAAGGCACCAGCGTGCTTAAGGAAACCATCTTCGAGAACCGCTTCATGCACGTGCCCGAACTGGCGCGTATGGGTGCGAATATCGAGACGAGTGGGCGGACCGCCGTAGTACGCGGCCCGGTCGAACTGACCGGCGCCGAAGTCATGGCGACCGATTTGCGCGCATCGATGAGCCTGGTCATCGCCGGCCTTGCCGCCGAAGGCGAGACGACGGTGCGCCGCCTCTACCACCTCGACCGCGGTTACGAGCGGCTGGAAGAGAAGCTCCAGCTTGTCGGCGCTGATATCGAACGGGTCGGCGACGACTGA